Proteins encoded by one window of Enterococcus faecalis:
- a CDS encoding dihydroorotate dehydrogenase electron transfer subunit, with protein sequence MQRKQEMMTIVAQKQLAPRIYQLDLQGELVKEMTRPGQFVHIKVPRADLLLRRPISINQIDHSNETCRLIYRVEGAGTEVFATMKAGEQLDILGPLGNGFDITTVAAGQTAFIVGGGIGIPPLYELSKQLNEKGVKVIHFLGYASKEAAYYQQEFMALGETHFATDDGSFGAHGNVGRLLSEALAKGRIPDAVYACGANGMLKAIDSLFPTHPHVYLSLEERMACGIGACYACVCHKKGDTTGAKSVKVCDEGPIFKASEVIL encoded by the coding sequence ATGCAGAGAAAGCAAGAAATGATGACCATTGTAGCTCAAAAACAGTTAGCGCCACGGATTTATCAGTTAGACTTACAAGGCGAGTTAGTGAAAGAGATGACACGACCTGGACAGTTTGTGCATATCAAGGTTCCGCGTGCAGATTTACTTTTGCGGCGACCGATTAGCATCAACCAAATTGATCATTCGAACGAAACCTGTCGTTTGATTTATCGAGTCGAAGGCGCTGGAACGGAAGTGTTTGCCACCATGAAGGCTGGTGAACAATTAGATATTTTAGGTCCTTTAGGAAACGGCTTTGATATAACTACCGTAGCAGCTGGTCAAACTGCTTTTATCGTTGGCGGAGGAATCGGGATTCCCCCATTGTATGAATTATCAAAGCAACTCAATGAAAAAGGCGTGAAAGTGATTCATTTTCTTGGTTATGCATCAAAAGAGGCTGCTTATTACCAACAAGAATTTATGGCATTAGGAGAAACACATTTTGCCACAGATGATGGCTCGTTTGGCGCTCATGGCAACGTGGGCCGTTTATTGTCAGAAGCGTTAGCAAAAGGACGGATCCCTGATGCAGTTTATGCTTGTGGTGCGAATGGTATGTTAAAAGCAATTGATTCTTTATTTCCAACACATCCACACGTTTACCTTTCTTTAGAAGAACGGATGGCCTGTGGAATTGGGGCTTGCTATGCCTGCGTTTGCCATAAAAAAGGAGACACTACTGGAGCAAAAAGTGTCAAGGTCTGTGATGAAGGTCCGATTTTTAAAGCAAGTGAGGTTATCTTATGA
- the carB gene encoding carbamoyl-phosphate synthase large subunit, which produces MPKRTDIKKIMVIGSGPIIIGQAAEFDYAGTQACLALKEEGYEVVLVNSNPATIMTDKEIADHVYIEPITLEFVSRILRKERPDALLPTLGGQTGLNMAMELSESGILDELNVELLGTKLSAIDQAEDRDLFKQLMEELEQPIPESEIVNTVEQAVAFAKRIGYPIIVRPAFTLGGTGGGMCDTEEELRQIAENGLKLSPVTQCLIEKSIAGFKEIEYEVMRDSADNAIVVCNMENFDPVGIHTGDSIVFAPSQTLSDYEYQMLRDASLKIIRALKIEGGCNVQLALDPHSFNYYVIEVNPRVSRSSALASKATGYPIAKLAAKIAVGLTLDEMKNPVTGTTYAEFEPALDYVVSKIPRWPFDKFEKGARELGTQMKATGEVMAIGRNIEESLLKAVRSLEIGAYHNELAELSHVSDLELTKKMVHAQDDRLFYLSEAIRRGYSIEELQSLTKIDLFFLDKLLHIIEIETTLESHVDNVAILKEAKQNGFSDRKIAALWGQTEQAIADFRRANQIVPVYKMVDTCAAEFESHTPYFYSTYEVENESNVSKKPSVLVLGSGPIRIGQGVEFDYATVHSVKAIQAAGYEAIIMNSNPETVSTDFSVSDKLYFEPLTLEDVMNVIDLENPIGVIVQFGGQTAINLAEPLTKQGVKILGTTIEDLDRAENRDLFEQALQELAIPQPPGDTATSAEEAVVIADRIGYPVLVRPSYVLGGRAMEIVENQKDLEDYMRHAVKASPEHPVLVDSYLLGQECEVDAICDGETVLIPGIMEHIERAGVHSGDSMAVYPPQYLSQEIQATIADYTKKLALGLNCVGMMNIQFVIHENRVYVIEVNPRASRTVPFLSKITGIPMAQVATKAILGEKLTDLGYQDGLYPESKQVHVKAPVFSFTKLQKVDTYLGPEMKSTGEVMGSDYYLEKALYKAFEASGLHLPSYGAVLFTIADETKEEALEIAKRFSAIGYSLVATEGTADFLAKHQLPVKKVTKISNPEGETVLDVIRNGNAQVVINTMDKNRSSANQDGFSIRREAVEHGIPLFTSLDTANAILKVLESRAFTTEAI; this is translated from the coding sequence ATGCCAAAACGAACGGACATCAAGAAAATCATGGTGATTGGTTCAGGACCAATCATTATTGGACAAGCAGCAGAATTTGACTATGCAGGCACACAAGCCTGTTTAGCGCTAAAAGAAGAAGGGTATGAAGTTGTCTTAGTAAACTCAAATCCAGCGACTATTATGACCGATAAGGAAATCGCGGATCATGTTTATATCGAACCGATTACTTTAGAATTTGTTTCAAGAATTTTGCGAAAAGAACGTCCTGATGCTCTTCTACCAACATTAGGTGGTCAAACTGGATTAAATATGGCGATGGAATTATCGGAATCAGGAATTTTAGATGAGCTAAATGTAGAATTGCTAGGAACAAAGCTCAGTGCGATTGACCAAGCGGAAGACCGTGATTTATTTAAACAATTGATGGAAGAATTAGAACAACCGATTCCAGAAAGTGAAATTGTCAATACGGTGGAACAAGCCGTGGCTTTTGCCAAACGAATTGGCTATCCAATTATCGTTCGTCCCGCATTTACTTTAGGTGGAACAGGCGGCGGCATGTGTGATACGGAAGAAGAACTCCGTCAGATTGCCGAAAACGGTCTGAAATTATCACCAGTTACACAATGTTTAATTGAAAAAAGTATTGCTGGTTTTAAAGAAATTGAATATGAAGTGATGCGTGATTCGGCCGATAATGCGATTGTGGTTTGTAACATGGAAAACTTTGATCCTGTCGGTATTCACACTGGGGATTCGATTGTTTTTGCTCCGAGTCAAACCTTATCAGATTATGAATACCAAATGTTGCGAGATGCGTCTTTGAAAATTATTCGTGCATTAAAAATTGAAGGTGGCTGTAATGTTCAATTAGCTTTGGACCCGCATAGCTTTAATTATTATGTGATTGAAGTGAATCCTCGTGTTTCTCGCTCATCTGCACTTGCTAGTAAAGCCACAGGGTATCCAATTGCGAAGTTAGCCGCAAAAATTGCTGTTGGTTTAACATTAGATGAAATGAAAAATCCAGTTACTGGAACCACTTATGCCGAATTTGAACCGGCTTTGGACTATGTTGTTTCCAAAATTCCTCGTTGGCCTTTTGACAAATTTGAAAAAGGTGCTCGAGAACTAGGAACGCAAATGAAAGCAACCGGGGAAGTCATGGCAATTGGCCGCAATATTGAAGAATCCTTATTAAAAGCAGTTCGTTCTTTAGAAATTGGTGCTTATCACAACGAGTTAGCAGAACTAAGTCATGTCAGTGATTTAGAATTAACGAAGAAAATGGTCCATGCGCAAGATGATCGATTGTTCTACTTATCAGAAGCCATTCGTAGAGGATATAGCATCGAAGAATTACAAAGTTTAACGAAAATTGATTTATTCTTCTTGGATAAACTTTTACACATTATCGAAATTGAAACGACCCTTGAAAGTCACGTGGACAACGTAGCTATCTTGAAAGAAGCCAAACAAAATGGCTTTTCTGATCGGAAAATCGCAGCACTTTGGGGACAAACAGAACAAGCCATCGCTGACTTCCGCAGAGCCAATCAAATTGTGCCCGTCTATAAAATGGTGGATACGTGTGCTGCAGAGTTTGAATCACACACGCCTTATTTTTATAGCACGTATGAAGTGGAAAACGAAAGCAATGTTTCGAAAAAGCCTTCTGTACTAGTATTAGGTTCTGGTCCCATTCGCATTGGTCAAGGGGTCGAGTTTGATTATGCAACGGTTCATTCTGTCAAAGCGATCCAAGCGGCTGGTTATGAGGCAATTATTATGAATAGTAATCCTGAAACAGTTTCAACAGATTTCTCTGTTTCTGATAAATTATACTTTGAGCCATTAACTTTAGAAGACGTCATGAATGTGATTGATTTAGAAAATCCGATTGGCGTGATCGTCCAATTTGGTGGACAAACAGCGATTAATTTAGCTGAGCCGCTCACAAAACAAGGCGTTAAAATTCTTGGAACAACGATTGAAGATTTAGATCGTGCGGAAAATCGTGATTTATTTGAACAAGCTTTGCAAGAGTTAGCGATTCCTCAACCACCAGGAGATACAGCCACAAGTGCAGAAGAAGCAGTCGTGATTGCTGATCGTATCGGCTATCCCGTTTTAGTGCGTCCAAGTTATGTTTTAGGTGGTCGTGCAATGGAAATTGTCGAAAATCAAAAGGATTTGGAAGATTATATGCGACATGCAGTCAAAGCTTCTCCAGAACATCCTGTCTTAGTTGATAGCTATTTATTGGGACAAGAATGTGAAGTTGATGCCATTTGTGATGGTGAAACAGTACTAATTCCAGGGATTATGGAACATATTGAACGAGCTGGCGTGCATTCTGGCGATTCAATGGCGGTTTATCCACCGCAGTATCTTTCTCAAGAAATTCAAGCAACGATTGCCGATTATACAAAAAAACTGGCACTTGGTTTAAACTGTGTAGGTATGATGAATATTCAATTTGTTATTCATGAAAATCGTGTTTATGTGATTGAAGTGAATCCTCGTGCGAGTCGAACAGTTCCTTTCTTAAGTAAAATCACAGGGATTCCGATGGCCCAAGTTGCTACAAAAGCGATTCTTGGTGAGAAACTGACTGACCTAGGATATCAAGATGGATTATATCCTGAAAGTAAACAAGTTCATGTGAAAGCCCCTGTATTCTCCTTTACGAAACTACAAAAAGTAGATACGTACTTAGGGCCTGAAATGAAATCAACTGGGGAAGTGATGGGTAGTGATTATTATTTAGAAAAAGCCTTGTATAAAGCCTTTGAAGCATCTGGCTTGCATTTGCCAAGTTATGGGGCTGTACTTTTCACCATTGCTGATGAAACAAAAGAAGAGGCGTTAGAAATTGCTAAGCGTTTTTCAGCAATTGGCTATAGTTTAGTCGCAACGGAAGGAACCGCTGACTTTTTAGCGAAGCATCAGTTGCCTGTTAAGAAAGTGACGAAAATTTCTAATCCTGAAGGGGAAACCGTGCTGGATGTCATTCGCAATGGGAATGCACAAGTGGTAATCAATACCATGGATAAAAATCGTTCCAGTGCCAACCAAGATGGGTTTTCAATCCGTCGGGAAGCAGTCGAACATGGGATTCCATTGTTTACCTCACTTGACACAGCAAATGCGATTTTAAAAGTTTTAGAATCAAGAGCCTTTACGACAGAAGCCATTTAA
- a CDS encoding carbamoyl phosphate synthase small subunit, whose product MKRLLILEDGTVFEGKAFGAEGNVVGEVVFTTGMTGYQEAITDQSFNGQMITFTYPLVGNYGVNRDDYESIAPTCKGVIVKEHARVASNWRQQMTLDEFLKRKGIPGISGIDTRALTRKLRSAGTMKGSIIDAVDDLPHAFDQLKATVMPKNQVAQVSTTKPYPSPGIGRNVVVVDFGLKHSILRELSKRQCNLTVLPYNTTAEEILELSPDGVMLTNGPGDPKDVPEAIEMIQEIQGKVPIFGICLGHQLFSLANGADTYKMKFGHRGLNHPVREIATGRIDFTSQNHGYAVDEATIDPEKLLVTHVEVNDGTVEGVRHRDYPAFTVQYHPDAAPGPHDGLHLFDEFMELMDAWKEQN is encoded by the coding sequence TTGAAAAGGTTATTGATTTTAGAAGACGGAACAGTATTTGAAGGAAAAGCGTTTGGTGCAGAAGGCAATGTAGTAGGAGAAGTTGTTTTTACTACTGGCATGACAGGTTACCAAGAAGCAATTACTGACCAAAGTTTTAATGGACAAATGATTACTTTTACGTATCCATTAGTTGGAAATTACGGAGTCAACCGAGATGATTATGAATCCATTGCCCCAACCTGTAAAGGTGTCATTGTTAAAGAGCATGCGCGGGTTGCTTCAAATTGGCGTCAACAAATGACCTTGGATGAATTTTTAAAGCGCAAAGGGATTCCGGGAATTTCAGGAATTGATACGCGTGCGCTGACTCGTAAGTTACGATCAGCTGGAACAATGAAAGGGAGCATCATTGATGCCGTGGATGATTTGCCGCATGCGTTTGATCAATTAAAAGCGACAGTCATGCCGAAAAATCAAGTGGCACAAGTGTCTACCACTAAGCCTTATCCAAGTCCAGGTATTGGGCGTAATGTAGTCGTCGTTGATTTTGGGTTGAAACATAGTATTTTGCGAGAATTATCAAAACGGCAATGCAACTTAACCGTGTTGCCTTATAATACAACGGCCGAAGAGATTTTAGAATTAAGTCCCGATGGTGTCATGTTGACAAATGGGCCTGGAGATCCCAAAGATGTGCCTGAAGCTATTGAAATGATTCAAGAAATTCAAGGAAAAGTTCCAATTTTCGGCATCTGCTTAGGTCATCAGTTATTTTCATTAGCAAATGGTGCGGATACGTATAAGATGAAGTTTGGACATCGCGGTTTGAATCATCCTGTACGAGAAATTGCAACAGGACGCATTGATTTCACTTCACAAAATCACGGATATGCCGTGGATGAAGCAACAATTGATCCAGAAAAATTACTTGTGACCCACGTGGAAGTCAATGATGGAACGGTTGAAGGCGTGCGTCATCGAGATTATCCAGCTTTTACTGTGCAATATCACCCAGATGCGGCTCCAGGACCGCACGATGGTCTTCATTTATTTGACGAATTTATGGAATTAATGGATGCATGGAAGGAGCAAAACTAA